The Triticum urartu cultivar G1812 chromosome 6, Tu2.1, whole genome shotgun sequence genome includes the window TCAATGGGTAGACTGCGGAAAGTCTCTCGCAAGTATGTTCCCCTAGTTTCTTCAGTCGAGAGCGCTAATTCTTTGAGAGACCCTTTTGTGCCTAATGATTTTGCTGATGATGGTTCTAATGCTATGTCTTTGGGAGTTATtatttgtcttcttatcttctttccattttcattttcatttttcttttatatttttatatttttattaatttttttattgttttctgatattttattttccttttgcAGGGTTgttctggtgatgatgaagagtTTGATAAAGCACTTTACAATATCTATCTGAATAATGTAAGCCATTTTTTCATGtttctggtgatgatgaagagtTTGATGTTTTTATTCCATATTTTTTCATATGTTGGTTTGATGATTTTATGTTTTTTGTTTCTTGATCAGAAAGTAAAGTACCTGAAGAGAAAATTATCATCTGCTGGCAGAAGGAATGTTGTAAGTCTTTTTTTCTCTTCTGTTAATCATTGGGTCATTTGTATGGTACCTACACTGTAAATTTACCCTATATGAACTGTAATCTAAATGCCCTTATTACTGAGTGATACTTAGCGTGAAATTTGTATGGTAGTTACACTGTAATCCTATAATCATTGTGTAATTTTGTATGGTAGTTACATTGTAATCCTATTCCTTTCTTACAGTGTAAATTTAACCATATCTACACTGTAATTCGAGTGCCCTTTTTTACAGTGTAAATTTACCCATAGTTATACAGTAATTTGACTGATAATTACTGTGTAATTTTGTATGGTAGTTACATTGTAATCCTGCACCTTTTTTACAGTGTAAATTTACCCATACCTGCATTGTAATCTGATGCCTTTTTTTACTCAGTAATTTGACTGATAATTACCGTGTAATTTTTATGGTAGTTACACTATAACCTTACACCTTTTTTACAGTGTAATTTTACCCATATCTACACTGTAATTCAAATGTCATTTTTTACACAGTAAGTTGACTGATAATTACTGTGTATTTTGTATGGTAGTTACAATGTTAGTACACAGTAGTTACAATGTAATTCCCCCAGTGTAATTTTACCCATGTCTGTATTGTGTAGTTTGACTGATAATTTTATGTGTAATTTGTATGGTAGTTTCACTGTAATCCTATTTTCCCATTTTCTGCAGTGTAATTTTCCCCATAATGTATACTGTAATCTGTTGCTATTTAAACTGTAATTTTACACTTAATTACTGTGTAATTTGATATGCTAGTTCTAATGTGATTTTACTCTGTAATTTTACCCCCCCTATGCATTTTGCTCGGTGTAACCTTATGCATTTGTACAGTGTGATCCTGCCAGGTGCTTTTGACGGGTCAAGGAAAGGACAGTAGGGCGACTGGTTCAACTTTTTTGTCGCTGTTAATTGCTTGACGGGTCACAACTACAGCCCAATCCGTTTTCTTCTATAAAAACAGACATACAGCTGTCAACAGATTATTGGTTGGAAAATTTGAATGATGACCAATTACAAATCAGTCAATTGTTGAATAGACAGTCCCTAAAATAAAGGCAAATTTATACAAAACAATTTTACTTGTTTATAACTCATTATTTTAAGCAATATTTTTTCCTACTATTTAGAAATAACTATATCAAACTGTTGCTTAATATTATTAGGTAATACATCCACTAGGGCATCTTGAACAAATTATTCTTTGCATTGTTACTCGGAGAGAGAAGACCGACTTTTATTTAAATATATACAAAATCTTGTTAGTATTATCATAAAATATTATGTGTGTTTGATGTTGATGAGGTTTTAGTTTGTGGAGGAAATAATTAGGTTGTCAATGATAAATCTGGTATTTTTCGCAATAAAACCTttacctctctctctctctctctccttacACTCTCTAATTCACAAAATCAGAATGTTGAAAAGCCATACCCCTAATAATGTTTGGCATGGATTGCTAGAGATGTCCTTAGAAAATACAAATATCTACAATTGCAAAAAAAGTGCACAAATCTCAAACTATATTTTGCAAGGAAGTAACATTACTTTTTTCCTTTTCGAGAAACTTCTTCTAAAAAATCATAATTAAATTGTATTACCCTAAACCAAAGAAAAGCAACAAAAAACTAGACTGCATGCCTCATTGGATTAGTTTGTGCCACTTTGATGAAATGTATGTGTCCAGGTCTATTTCAGTATCCTTATACATTTTGATGGGGAACTCCTCAATCTAACAAATATCTTGAATGTTTTACAATAGTACATGGTTGTCTTATCTTCCATAGAGATATAAGTAGAAAATTCTACAGTATAAAAGGTGTCTAGCGGGTATTTTCCCTCAAATAATAGACATTGCTTGTTCATATGTACTTTAATGGTCAGATATGCCTTTTGTGTTATTTAATTCAACAATTGAATAAAATCGTGCTACGTACTTGGTAAAAGTAGCATCACTTGCAATCACAATGTTAAATCGTGGGCCAAACAACAAGGGCTCTATTTGAGGAAATGGAAAGATACACATGATATTCATTCCAAAAGAACAAAACAAAAAAGCTTgaagaaacaaagaaaacaaaacaaaaaggaaaaatgGACTAAACAATCAGTAGCCAACCCACCGAACCAGGCCAGTGAGCGATCGAGCCAAGCATGAGTTAAAATACGAAGCAAAGCGATAAGAAGAACTAGGCTGACCTAGGTAAAACCAAAAGCGAAAATTGTCCAGGCAAGTGTACCACAGGTCTCGCTATCAACGAGATATAGTCGCCGCAATCGCCATATTGGTCTCGTTATAAGGGGCGCAAGAGCTCCTCCTCAATGCCATATGCACCACTAGCCGAACTAGCGCTCCAGGGGGTATCTCATCGGCCGACCCAACAAGCAGGGGAGCGATCACTCGTCATGCATGGTTTTTTTTTCTGGTTCTCTGGTCATTTAGTTCACAGTTGACCGGGCGGGGTTGATCGGTCCACCTTGACCAGTTGACCATTGACTTAAAAAAGTGTTTTAAAACATGAATTTACAAAAttgttcacgaatttgaaaaaaacaCGGTTCAAAAAACTTCTGCAGAATTGAAAAAAGTTCAAGAACTTGAAAACAAATTCATAAAATGAAAAAGTTtaaaaaattgaaaaatattcAACAAAACTCGGAAAAAGTTCTTGAAAATTGGAAAACAAACTCACATATTTAAGAAAAATTTCATGACTAAGAAAGTTCGTAATTTAGAAAAATTTCAAAATATCAGAAAGTTGACGAATGAAAAAGTTCATAAAAACCTCAAATAAAAAAACACGAATTTGAAAATTTTCGCCCATTAAAAAaacttgaatttgaaaaaaatgtcGATTTTTTGAAAATAAGTTCATCAATTCAAAAAAAAGTTCAAGAATATTAAAAAAGTCCGTGGAATTGTAAAAGTTCATAGATTTGAAAATTTTAGAATTGTGAATAAAACTTCAATTTTCAAAAAGTTCACATATTCTAGAaaaagaaagcataaaaagggaaaaaTAAATACAGAAAGCATAAAAGATTAAACCACATAAAAGCGGTCTAGAAAAATCTAAACTGAAAAAACCCAACCAGAAGCTTCCCAAACCTGTCTGCGAGAGCTTCTGGAAGTTTCCCAAAACCAGGAACAACGAAGGAAGGGAGGAGCGTGAGCGCCCGTGTGCATGAATGCTTGTAACATGGGTGGATCCTATTTGACGTTTAAGCGCCCGTTCGCAAACAGGCGCCTGAAGGGCGCGGCTGCTTGGGGTCGGCCCATTTCTCCTTCCATTTTGTTTGTATAAAACAAAAAAATGTAGGTATGGAGGAAGGGAGTAGCGCGAGCGCCCGTTTGCATGAATGCTTGTAACAGGGGTGGATCCTATTTGACGCTTAAGTGCCTGTTCGCAAACAGGCGCCTGAAGGGCGCGACTACTTGGGGTCGGTCCATTTCTTCTTTCTTTCTGTTTGTATAAAACAAAAAATGCCTATGGTATTCGGATCAGCGACCTCCCGGCCGTTCGTTCACTGTGCTAACCATCCCACCGGCCTCACCTCATGTGCTCAATTATATATTCTTAACTCTTTTCTTCGTATCTCTCTTTCCTTTTTTCATTATTCTTTTTGTTCGGtcttttattatttttatttttcttttgctAAATTGAACAATTTTTTACAAAATTGATGAACAATGTTTCAAAATTGGTGAACTTTTATTTCAAAATCGATAACTTTTTCCTAATTCGTTGAACTATTTTTCAagttcgatgaacttttttcaaatttgatgatctTTTTCAAATTTGAAGAACTTTTCCAGAACCgatgaattttttttcaaattcgatgattttttttacaaaatggatgaagtttttaaaaatttgatgaactattttcaaatCGACGAACTTTTTTTAATTCAATGAAACTTTTTTCAAAGTCGATGAACTTTTATTTTAATTTGAGGAACTTTAAAAAAATCAATGAACTGTTTTTTCGAATTTGTATGTCTTTGAAATTTGTTGAAATCCTTTTCATAAAAAAATCAATTGTCCCATTTTTTCAAATAATTGGAAAATCTAATAAATAGCATTGTTGGTAGGAATACAAAGGCCAAACAGGTGGCTCGAGCAGCAAAAGATGGCGCCCAGGATGTAAAGTAGTAGCAAATCTATCTATAGATCTGAATGTATTTTTTACTTATGGTGTTTCATGTCCTGCCTTTATAGTTGATGAACAGATGGAATGTTTTTTCTTGAACAAAATAATCTAGCTATGCGATGTGCTTCCTTATTACATATGCTCTGTTCGTGGCTAAATTCACTAGCCTGAAACAGTGTACATCAGGTTTGGATCTCCTTCAAGGCGCGCCAGCTATCTGTTCGGGTGCTTAAGGCGCCGAACAGAAGCTCCCTGACCTCTATCATCAGGAGAATAAAGCACCGAATAAGAATCGCCACGTGCCTGGGCTGATAGGCGCAGCACGCAGGCCGGCACCGTGCCGGCCCGTTTGGCCAGCTCTGACCATTTTGACGACATCAATGGGCGTCAACCAGCCCATCTGAACTTCTGCAAGCCCAAGCCATCCTCGGATTCACCGGTTCTCAAAAGGAAAAAACAGAGAGATCCTCGGATTCACCACcatctccggcggcggcggcggccgcgaCAACCGATTCCACCACCTTCCTTCCACCCGCCCGAGTAGCCAAAACAGAAGCCCCCCCCCGAGCAAGCGAGCACCTTCGAGCGGCTCGCCGGAGGAAGCGGCCCGCCGCCGCAGGCAGGCCAGAGGAGATGTACTGCCAGTCGTGCAAGAACGTGTACGACGAGGAGGACGCCGGGACCTGCAAGGAGTGCTACGAGGAGGCCAGCGAGACGGAGGAGGAGCTCAAGCGCGAGATCGACGACCTCCGCTCCCGCCTCCTCTTCCTGCGCCTCCCCTCCCCCACGCTCGACGCCTCCGCCGCCGGCCACTCCGACCTCCTCCTCCACGCCATCCCCGCCTCCTCgacctcgccctccccctccggCGACGCCGACGGGGCCCGCCTCGACACCCCCGCCGTCCCGGCCCACCGCGTCATCCTCGTGAGTCATTTCGCCCCCTCTTTCCCCATCTTTCCGCCATTTATATGTTTTCTTGATGCAATTCCATTCAGCCTTGGACTAGTTTGCCTGCCCGCTGCAAGATTTTGCTAGGGTGGTCCTTGATTAAATTGAGAATTTAAGTGTCATTAGTCTGCACTGCTGCTGTCAAGACGCCCAAAATTCCACTAGTCAGTGTTCTAGTAGTATGTTAAGTTTCTTTTTTCCATGCGTTCAGCAGTGAGCAGAGCACCATCTTCTCTGAACATATCTGGATAGAGTGTTGACACATTCTATGTGAAGTATTATTAGAATTGAAACATGTTTTCTATAGTTAGCAAAGATGACACATGATGCGCTGCTGGCCAGCTTGTCCAGTGTGACAGCAGTCTTCACGGGTTGCTCTGTAGTTCACTGTATTAGACTAACGAAAATGGTTTAGAGGAAATACGTTGTTGAAGCAAAACGGAGCCTGGACGTCAATATTGATCTTGTGCTCATCAACATTTATCGGGAAATTTCTCAATCTAGAAATAGTAGGGTGAAAATAGgaacgtactccctccgttccaaaatagatgactcaactttgtactaaagttgagtcatctattttggaacagagggagtatatccTAATGTTAGTAAGTAGAGTGACCATACAGGTACTGGAGATTCATTGAGTTCAGTGCCCTCACAAACCCTGTTTAGCTCCTGCCATGAAGAAAAGATCAGTTGCTGACTCTGTAGGCACAACTCACCCACCCAGAGGACGTGGCAGGGTCGAGTGGTTGGTCAGCGCAGCAGGACGCAGTCCTCATCTCTTGATTAGTGGGTGGAAAGCAACAGATAGAGATAGGTGTGTGTGtgtcatatactccctccgtccggaaatacttgtcatcaaaatggataaaaggggatgtatctagacgtattttagttctaaatacatcttttttatccattttgatgacaagtattttcggacggagggagtagtattctGGCTTTTCGGGTGTGTTGTTACTCATATAAAGCCTCTCAAATATCAGCAATGATGTGGCATATTAGGAAGACAATTAAACGAAAGCAGAATCAGTAATCTAAGAAACCGCTCCAAAGACCAAGCCGTTTTCTAGTTTGAACTTGACACAACTTTCTATCTTTTTCATTCGGCGCATGTGAGGAGGTTCCAGGCTAAGGGTAAGCCTGCATCTGGAATAATTCACTACACTGCAGCAGCAGAGCTACAAGAAAGTTCCTGGGCAGGCCAGTCTAAGGAATAACACACAGTATTTGTCCTTAAGGCCCAGTTTTGCTCTCACCTTCCACTGTTTTTTGCTGGGCTGGGACAACCACGGCTCAGGTCGTCCCCAACGTATTTCTGCCACTGACCATGCCGTCTTGAGGACTTATTTTCCTGGTGGCCATGGTAGCAAAATGAACAATCACGCTGGCTTTCTCGCCTGGCCATGCCATCAATGTGGTATGTGTGATGGGTACGTCAACGTTGTGGTGATTATATGAATTTGTGTGCATAGAGGCAGCATCTTTTCTTGCACTGCAGGATAATGCATTCTGACTTTACCATCTGCAGTTCTGCACACATAGACAAAACGATAGGAATGACTTCGCAAAGTTGAAAATGGGATAATATTTAGAGAGGCTTCCTGACTTGTGTTTATTTCCATTCACTTAATTGCAATTTCCTTATGCTGGATGATTGCTGATTTGCATGATATGGCTTGCTTTATGGAAGCAGCGAAATATTGAAATGTGAGGATACACTAAGAGTAACACACATCTAACTTATCTCTGTGTTGTGAACCAGAGGGAGTCAACTAGCAGATGTGGCAGGATAGCTGTTGAGTTTGTTTTGGAGAGGAGTTCATGTAGAAAGGTCTATGGGGTGGGGTCTGATTGTATTAGGATAGGTCCAGAGGCAAAACATCCAGTATATAAGGTTGTGTTATTCGGTAAAAAGGGATGCATTATTTGGTAAAAATATGTATGTGTTGTCTCTCAGTTTAATCTAGCAAGAAGAATCAATCTAATCTCTCCCAGTTATTCTCATGTCTCAACCTATGTGGCTATGTCTACCCAATCCCTTGCGGCCACACTGTCTGGGTATCTTCAGCATGGTAACAATCCCATTGTGGATCTAAGTTCACAACACTATGTCTCTCCCTGCTCACTCTTCTATTGCTCGGTGCTGCTTCCGGGGGCCCCATGCACTTGGTGAGCACTATCTGTTAAATTGCCGCCTCATCTGGCCCTGTATAGGAAGAGAGGCAAATCAGGTGTCTGGGCAGCTTCTGCCCGACTGTATAGCATCCTTGTCCTATACATGCTTGTTTGAGTTTTTCAAGGGGAACAAAAGTATTTGTATAACAAGTAATACTTATATGAAGACAAAATACATATTTGTACCACCAGGTGAAATTCTGAGTTGAGGCGTGTACTATTCAGTAGGATATTTTGTCTTGCGCTGTAAGGTTCTCCATGGTAGCTCCTTTGTCAATTTGTCAACCGTTTTGTCTACGTCTGTTCATTTTTGTGTGAGTTTCAACTTTCAACCAAAATTGCTTCGGTCTAAAACCCCCAAAACCTGAATCAACTACCATAGTTGAACCATTATATTATGCAAATTTTCAACTTTGCTCCCATTATAAATGGTTTTAGACTAAACTCGCGTGGCTTGTTTAAATTTATTTGTTGTTGGCTTTTTGTTCAGCAGAATCCTTTGTCTATGATGTTTTCCAGTACAGTAATTCACTCTTTCGTGTTAGTCAGATGTATAGCTGATCTAATTTCAGCAAGCGGCAAATTGTTTGAACTCTGATTTATTTGTCGTGTATTTTGAAGATTCTCACCATTCTCTTATTTCCCTGCCACCTTAAGTCCACAGTAACTAGTTATTAGTTGGCACATTTCACATTATTGAAGTATTACTGATTTGCTTATGCTGGTTCACTCTGTGGTGTGAATTTATCTTTTTGTTAAGCTGTGTTTCTCTTTCGAacaggccagcaggtctcctgtGTTCAGAGCAATGCTTGACAGCGAGATGGAAGAGAGCCGGAGCGGCGTCATCAAGATGTACGACGTGTCCTATGATGTCCTCCGTGCTTTTGTCCACTACATGTACACGGGCGAGGCTCTCCTGGACGAGCAAATGGCCTGCGATCTCCTGGTGTTGGCCGAGAAGTACGAGGTGAAGCACCTGAAGACCTACTGCGAGAAGTTCATCACGTCCAAGGTGAACAACGACAACGCCATCGTTCATTACGCATTTGCGCACCGGCACGGCGCGAAGCAGCTGCTCGAGGCCTCCATGTCGGCGCTCATGGATAGCATGCCCACGCTGGCGGAGCGGGAAGAGTACAAGGAGCTGGTCGAGAGGGACCCGAGGATCCTCGTGGAGATCTACGAGACCTATGTCAGCCGACAGGACAATACTGCCGCCGAGAGGGATTCAGATTGCTGCTGTAGAAAGTGATAGCTGAGGGTAAAATAAAGCCATAACAGCATAAAATGTGGTTTGGTGAGATATACATTGATGCAACTATGGATCGTTACCCAGATTCCAGAATGGATCTAAGTTGACTAAAATGATTATTTCTAATATTTTGTATTTATGTTCTTTTGCCTGATACATACCAGCATTTTTGTAAAATTATTACTTGGTGTGATGCTCTGGCAAACCATCTGAGTGAGGTGCTTTCAAATTGTACATGCCTACAAAGGGGGCACACGCCACAATTAGGCCACCCAAGAGGCCAAGACGGTGAAGCCTATCCACTGACCCAAACACGGGTTTGAATGATCAACCACAAGGAAAAAAACCGCATTCAGTTCTTCCAAATGACCTCTTTCATGGGGAAACCACAATGTTTTGGAACTGAATGATGTAGGCCGAGGAGGAGTACGCGTCGTTGGCCGTTTGCATAGACAGTGTCCCTAACCTCTCTTAGATGCAAGACAAGTGGCTGCATCATGCATGTGGTCGACCAACATTACCATGAAGACG containing:
- the LOC125515378 gene encoding BTB/POZ domain-containing protein At4g08455-like, encoding MYCQSCKNVYDEEDAGTCKECYEEASETEEELKREIDDLRSRLLFLRLPSPTLDASAAGHSDLLLHAIPASSTSPSPSGDADGARLDTPAVPAHRVILASRSPVFRAMLDSEMEESRSGVIKMYDVSYDVLRAFVHYMYTGEALLDEQMACDLLVLAEKYEVKHLKTYCEKFITSKVNNDNAIVHYAFAHRHGAKQLLEASMSALMDSMPTLAEREEYKELVERDPRILVEIYETYVSRQDNTAAERDSDCCCRK